One window of Akkermansia biwaensis genomic DNA carries:
- a CDS encoding YhcH/YjgK/YiaL family protein: protein MIIASLADSARYEKLNPLFRQAFDFVRAADPAVLEPGLHVLVEGALIVMVNETAMKAPEKARMEVHNKFIDIHVPLSRDERFTWKERAALEKPFEPFQEEKDAQHYDDAEETSFTVRPGQFAVFFPEDAHAGCIGEGVIRKLVIKVKTA from the coding sequence ATGATTATTGCCTCCCTTGCCGATTCCGCCCGTTATGAAAAACTGAATCCCCTGTTTAGGCAGGCTTTCGACTTCGTACGCGCGGCGGATCCGGCCGTTCTGGAGCCGGGGCTCCATGTCCTTGTGGAAGGCGCTCTGATCGTGATGGTGAACGAGACGGCGATGAAAGCTCCGGAAAAGGCCAGAATGGAGGTCCACAACAAATTCATCGACATCCACGTCCCCCTTTCACGGGACGAACGCTTTACCTGGAAGGAGCGCGCCGCGCTGGAAAAACCGTTCGAACCCTTCCAGGAAGAGAAGGATGCGCAGCATTACGACGACGCGGAAGAAACTTCCTTCACCGTCAGGCCCGGCCAGTTCGCCGTGTTTTTCCCGGAAGACGCCCATGCCGGGTGCATTGGGGAAGGCGTCATCCGCAAGCTGGTGATTAAAGTAAAAACGGCCTGA
- a CDS encoding KH domain-containing protein — MHPAVEQIRQYLQLIALQFVQHPEQAELRVAESPQGDAVRFRLILEKTDVARIIGRNGMTASAIRSLAKAAGEKNGIKVIVHMLSHEEAAEQA, encoded by the coding sequence ATGCACCCTGCCGTAGAACAAATCCGCCAATACCTGCAACTGATTGCCCTTCAATTTGTCCAACATCCGGAACAGGCGGAGTTGCGCGTGGCCGAATCCCCGCAGGGCGACGCCGTGCGCTTCCGGCTGATTCTGGAAAAGACGGACGTGGCCCGCATCATCGGGCGCAACGGCATGACCGCTTCCGCCATCCGTTCCCTGGCCAAGGCGGCAGGGGAGAAGAACGGCATCAAGGTCATCGTACACATGCTTTCCCATGAGGAAGCCGCCGAACAGGCCTGA
- a CDS encoding SDR family oxidoreductase yields MSRTLVFGAGGRVGSRLAEHLRDAGAEVVACGRNTCDLEDLSALKKFLLSSGATHVINCAAVSGLEACLDDPVTAHRVNAMAPELMARLCRLEGMRFIHLSTDYVLDGRRPGLKTETDKCRPVNVYGESKLEAELRVREEMPEALVARVSWVFGNPARPSFPEMMLRRALNGQALAAVADKWSLPAWIEDLCEWLRFLAYESDAAGILHLCQSGEPVSWHGYALAALESAVKHGLLHELPPVAEQKLDEQAGFRDARPRHTAMSSGRLASLLGRPVRPYREAVELAVASYAADPTFLSRIS; encoded by the coding sequence ATGTCCAGAACATTGGTATTCGGGGCCGGAGGCCGTGTGGGGAGCCGCCTGGCGGAACACCTGCGGGATGCAGGAGCGGAAGTGGTTGCCTGCGGGCGCAATACCTGCGATTTGGAGGACTTGTCCGCGCTGAAAAAATTTCTTCTTTCTTCCGGAGCCACGCACGTCATCAACTGCGCGGCGGTAAGTGGGCTGGAAGCCTGCCTGGACGACCCGGTAACCGCGCACCGGGTGAATGCCATGGCGCCGGAGCTGATGGCGCGCCTGTGCCGCCTGGAGGGCATGCGCTTCATCCACCTGAGTACGGACTACGTTCTGGACGGCCGCCGGCCCGGCCTGAAGACGGAGACGGACAAATGCCGCCCCGTGAACGTGTACGGGGAATCCAAGCTGGAGGCGGAGCTCCGCGTGCGGGAGGAAATGCCGGAAGCCCTGGTGGCCCGCGTTTCCTGGGTGTTCGGCAATCCCGCCCGCCCCTCCTTTCCGGAGATGATGCTCCGGCGCGCGCTGAACGGGCAGGCCCTGGCCGCCGTGGCGGACAAGTGGTCCCTCCCCGCGTGGATTGAGGATTTGTGCGAATGGCTCCGCTTTCTGGCCTATGAGAGCGACGCGGCGGGAATCCTGCACCTGTGCCAGTCCGGGGAGCCGGTCTCATGGCACGGGTACGCGCTGGCGGCCCTGGAAAGCGCGGTGAAGCACGGGCTTCTGCATGAGCTGCCGCCCGTGGCGGAACAAAAGCTCGACGAACAGGCGGGTTTCAGGGATGCTCGGCCCAGGCATACCGCCATGTCCTCCGGACGGCTGGCTTCCCTGCTGGGCCGTCCCGTGAGGCCGTACCGCGAAGCCGTTGAGCTGGCCGTGGCCAGCTATGCCGCAGATCCAACATTTCTTTCCCGCATCTCATGA
- a CDS encoding alpha-amylase, translating into MKNGIMMQYFEWNLPNDGQFWNKLKEDAPHLEEIGVTAVWIPPAYKGKEQNDVGYGTYDLFDLGEFDQKNTVRTKYGTKQELQDAIKALHDHHVDVYLDAVMNHKAGADYTEKFMAKEVDENNREEETTDAYEIEGWTGFNFPGRGDKYSDFKWHWYHFTGTDYDNKTGKTTVFKIMGDGKDWSSGVDDENGNYDYLMFANLDFDHPEVVKEMEKWGVWVSRELDLDGMRLDAIKHINDEFIKKFLAAVRKERGEDFYAVGEYWKQDLDSLDEYLKEERYKVDLFDVPLHYNMYQASEHGRDYDLTKILDGTLVQNHPTLAVTFVDNHDSQWGSSLQSAVKDWFKPSAYALILLMKDGYPCIFYGDYYGVSGNPPVHRGIIDNLLEIRKNHAYGEQNYYFDHPNTIGFTRVGDEQHPKSGVAVLISNGENGDKVMNVGKQHAGETWKEATGNVEETVTIDDEGNGQFIVHGGNVAVWIPENAPQDPKQDARKDDAEEES; encoded by the coding sequence ATGAAAAACGGAATCATGATGCAATACTTTGAGTGGAACCTGCCCAACGACGGACAGTTCTGGAACAAACTGAAGGAAGACGCCCCCCATCTGGAGGAAATAGGGGTGACGGCCGTCTGGATTCCGCCGGCCTACAAGGGCAAGGAACAGAACGACGTGGGATACGGCACCTACGACCTGTTTGATCTGGGGGAATTCGACCAGAAAAACACCGTGCGCACCAAGTACGGCACCAAGCAGGAGCTCCAGGACGCCATCAAGGCCCTCCACGACCACCATGTGGACGTTTACCTGGACGCCGTGATGAACCACAAGGCCGGGGCCGATTACACGGAAAAGTTCATGGCCAAGGAAGTGGACGAGAACAACCGGGAGGAGGAAACCACGGACGCCTACGAAATTGAAGGCTGGACCGGATTTAATTTCCCCGGCCGCGGAGACAAGTATTCCGACTTCAAATGGCACTGGTACCACTTTACCGGCACGGATTACGACAACAAGACGGGCAAAACCACCGTGTTCAAGATCATGGGGGACGGGAAGGACTGGAGCAGCGGCGTGGATGACGAAAATGGAAATTACGACTACCTCATGTTCGCCAATCTGGACTTCGACCACCCGGAAGTGGTGAAGGAGATGGAAAAATGGGGCGTATGGGTCTCCCGCGAACTTGACCTGGACGGCATGAGGCTGGACGCCATCAAGCACATCAACGACGAGTTTATCAAGAAGTTCCTGGCTGCCGTCCGCAAGGAGCGGGGCGAGGATTTCTACGCCGTGGGGGAATACTGGAAGCAGGACCTGGATTCCCTGGACGAATACCTGAAGGAGGAACGCTACAAGGTGGACCTTTTCGACGTGCCCCTGCACTACAACATGTACCAGGCTTCCGAACACGGCCGGGATTACGACCTGACCAAGATTCTGGACGGAACGCTGGTCCAGAACCACCCCACCCTGGCCGTCACCTTTGTGGACAACCACGATTCCCAGTGGGGCAGTTCCCTGCAATCAGCCGTCAAGGACTGGTTCAAGCCTTCCGCCTACGCACTGATCCTGCTCATGAAGGACGGCTACCCCTGCATCTTTTACGGGGATTACTACGGCGTCAGCGGCAATCCGCCCGTGCACCGCGGCATCATTGACAACCTGCTGGAAATCCGCAAGAACCACGCCTACGGGGAGCAGAATTACTACTTCGACCATCCGAATACCATCGGCTTCACCCGAGTGGGGGACGAACAGCATCCGAAATCCGGCGTGGCCGTACTCATCTCCAACGGGGAAAACGGGGACAAGGTCATGAACGTGGGCAAACAGCACGCGGGAGAAACCTGGAAGGAAGCCACCGGAAACGTGGAGGAAACCGTCACCATCGACGACGAAGGCAACGGTCAGTTCATCGTCCACGGCGGCAACGTGGCCGTCTGGATTCCGGAGAACGCTCCCCAGGACCCCAAACAGGACGCCCGGAAGGACGATGCCGAGGAAGAAAGCTGA
- a CDS encoding class I SAM-dependent rRNA methyltransferase codes for MNDSHSPRSSYHPRDSRSKPSWRDRRPPAGRPRTAPKKNLFVNKSPEGSESWLSPWVELKYFTYNPAVFPRMLGSVSGEIAPGSLVHVYDKNGELFGSGFWNETSRTPLRMVYHGRDAFGERELDAALERAVKLRRDILRLDETTNAYRVLHGDSDGVGGLVVDRYADVLSLEVSTLAVWQRLERWLPLLHRLCDTRRHVIQVDDGIARMEGIRPEDAPESSAPVKLVKIVENGITYEVDFAQGHKTGFFCDQRDNRLKFASLVKGGTVLDLCCYSGGFSIAAKMLGGAAEVTAVDLDEKAVAMARRNANINQQRIEFVHADAFVYARQMVRNGRLFDAVLLDPPKFIIGRDGFEEGIKKYHDLNMLGLQCVRPGGLFVTCSCSGLLSPYEFEQTVIKAAQRQGRKLQIMGMTGPGWDHPYLSTYPEGRYLKVLWAIAL; via the coding sequence ATGAACGATTCCCATTCTCCCCGCAGTTCCTACCATCCGCGCGACTCCCGTTCCAAACCTTCCTGGAGAGACCGCCGCCCCCCGGCGGGTCGCCCGCGCACCGCACCCAAAAAGAACCTGTTTGTCAACAAGTCCCCGGAGGGCAGCGAAAGCTGGCTTTCCCCGTGGGTGGAGCTGAAATACTTCACGTACAATCCCGCCGTGTTCCCCCGCATGCTCGGCTCCGTCAGCGGAGAAATAGCGCCGGGGAGCCTGGTGCACGTGTACGACAAAAACGGGGAATTGTTCGGCTCCGGCTTCTGGAACGAGACGAGCCGCACCCCCCTGCGCATGGTGTACCACGGCCGCGACGCCTTCGGGGAACGGGAACTGGACGCCGCTCTGGAACGGGCCGTGAAACTGCGCCGCGATATCCTGCGCCTGGATGAGACGACGAACGCCTACCGCGTGCTGCACGGTGATTCCGACGGCGTGGGCGGCCTGGTCGTGGACCGCTACGCGGACGTCCTGAGCCTGGAAGTGAGCACGCTGGCCGTCTGGCAGCGGCTGGAGCGCTGGCTCCCCCTGCTGCACCGCCTGTGCGACACCAGAAGGCACGTGATTCAGGTGGACGATGGAATCGCCCGCATGGAGGGCATCCGCCCGGAAGACGCGCCGGAATCCTCCGCTCCCGTCAAGCTGGTGAAGATTGTGGAAAACGGCATTACGTATGAAGTGGACTTCGCCCAGGGGCACAAGACGGGCTTCTTCTGCGACCAGCGGGACAACCGCCTCAAATTCGCCTCCCTCGTGAAGGGGGGGACGGTGCTGGACCTGTGCTGCTACAGCGGCGGCTTCTCCATTGCCGCCAAAATGCTTGGCGGCGCCGCGGAGGTAACGGCCGTGGACCTGGATGAAAAAGCCGTGGCCATGGCCAGACGGAACGCGAACATCAACCAGCAGCGCATCGAATTCGTGCATGCGGACGCCTTCGTGTACGCGCGCCAGATGGTGCGCAACGGCCGCCTGTTTGACGCCGTTCTTCTGGACCCGCCCAAATTCATCATTGGCCGCGACGGCTTTGAGGAAGGAATCAAGAAATACCATGACCTGAACATGCTGGGGCTCCAGTGCGTCAGGCCGGGCGGCCTCTTCGTCACCTGCTCCTGCTCCGGGCTGCTTTCCCCCTACGAATTTGAGCAGACCGTCATCAAAGCGGCCCAGCGGCAGGGGCGCAAGCTCCAGATCATGGGCATGACCGGCCCCGGCTGGGACCATCCCTACCTGAGCACCTACCCGGAAGGGCGCTACCTGAAAGTCCTCTGGGCCATCGCCCTGTAG
- a CDS encoding family 20 glycosylhydrolase, producing the protein MKSFILPVICLCLAVGGVRGQDTAPAFPANGPNYRMFPADRPPLVPMPQQVKWSGRAVPVQSVRIQAPAPARTSYPEQMKFIVSELKSFLAGHGVQVSQEGAFAVKFVQGDVKAGTENPKLKEEAYSLRVTPGGALIMARDTKGFYYGLKTLEQLLLRRDGKTTIAACDIVDWPDFEVRGFMNDVGRNYMPLPLIAQELDSMGQLKLNVYHFHFTENPGWRLESRIYPELNDPKNFTRMPGKFYTQKEFKQLVEYCRLRNILLIPEMDMPGHSAAFRKALGVKMSDEKATKALVALIKEMCSLVPKEKMPIIHIGTDEAHGKDEQVNDAILKEYVNAVESCGRTPMRWQPGLNPKGYNGSIQHLWSGRQNRRAWPTAGSKYIDSLETYLNHIDPFETAMTMYFRRACPFQNAEGLGMILCSWPDLEITDPRNQVLQTPVYAGMAFVSEPLWNNPHEKVQGDPNQDEYMKYFSNLPVQGDPLLKGFADYENRVLAIRDRFFVNKEFNYVRQANIPWKLLGPIPHGGKTETEFGPEEDVKSGKMKDSYEIDGVTYTWSKDDYTGATVIFKHYCDFPTLFNGAKMGAFPHKNHTYYAQTYIYSPKAQTVPFWVSGHTWATSDWRNGPASVPGKWFHANPRFFVNGKEIEPPKWARPRNGGVMVDENYHFREPAMIALKKGWNHVLVKSPNNNSTRRWMFTFVPVQVNPKTPGCNVKEFPGLKFSTDPGRKP; encoded by the coding sequence ATGAAATCCTTTATATTGCCAGTTATCTGCCTTTGTCTGGCGGTCGGCGGCGTCCGGGGGCAGGACACGGCTCCCGCCTTCCCCGCCAACGGCCCCAATTACCGGATGTTCCCGGCGGACCGGCCGCCGCTGGTTCCCATGCCCCAGCAGGTGAAGTGGAGCGGCAGGGCGGTCCCCGTCCAGTCCGTGCGCATCCAGGCTCCGGCGCCAGCTCGCACGTCCTATCCGGAACAAATGAAGTTTATCGTGTCCGAGCTGAAGTCCTTCCTGGCCGGCCACGGGGTGCAGGTTTCCCAGGAGGGGGCGTTTGCCGTCAAATTCGTGCAGGGGGACGTGAAGGCCGGCACGGAAAATCCCAAATTGAAGGAAGAGGCCTATTCCCTGCGGGTGACTCCCGGCGGCGCCCTGATCATGGCCAGGGACACCAAAGGTTTTTATTACGGATTGAAAACCCTGGAACAGCTTCTTCTGCGCCGGGACGGGAAAACGACGATTGCCGCCTGCGACATCGTGGATTGGCCGGATTTTGAGGTCCGTGGATTCATGAACGACGTGGGACGCAATTACATGCCGCTGCCCCTGATCGCCCAGGAGCTGGACTCCATGGGCCAGCTCAAGCTGAACGTGTACCATTTCCATTTCACGGAGAATCCCGGCTGGCGCCTGGAGTCCAGGATTTATCCGGAACTGAACGACCCCAAGAATTTCACGCGCATGCCGGGCAAATTCTACACGCAGAAGGAATTCAAGCAACTGGTGGAATACTGCCGCCTGCGCAACATTCTGCTGATTCCGGAAATGGACATGCCGGGGCACAGCGCGGCCTTCCGCAAGGCTCTTGGCGTCAAGATGAGCGATGAAAAGGCCACCAAGGCCCTGGTGGCCCTGATCAAGGAGATGTGCTCCCTGGTCCCCAAGGAAAAGATGCCGATTATCCACATCGGTACGGACGAGGCTCACGGCAAGGACGAGCAGGTGAACGATGCCATTCTAAAGGAATACGTCAATGCGGTGGAGTCCTGCGGGCGCACGCCCATGAGGTGGCAGCCCGGCCTGAATCCTAAGGGCTATAACGGCTCCATCCAGCACCTGTGGTCCGGACGCCAGAACCGCCGGGCTTGGCCTACCGCCGGGTCGAAGTATATCGATTCCCTGGAAACCTACCTGAACCACATTGATCCGTTTGAAACGGCCATGACCATGTACTTCCGCCGGGCATGCCCGTTCCAGAACGCGGAAGGGCTGGGCATGATTCTCTGTTCATGGCCGGACCTGGAGATTACGGACCCGCGCAACCAGGTCCTCCAGACGCCCGTTTACGCCGGCATGGCCTTCGTTTCGGAACCCCTGTGGAACAATCCGCATGAAAAGGTTCAGGGGGACCCCAACCAGGACGAGTACATGAAATACTTCTCCAACCTTCCCGTGCAGGGGGACCCGCTCCTGAAAGGCTTTGCGGACTATGAAAACCGCGTACTCGCCATCCGGGACCGCTTCTTCGTAAACAAGGAGTTCAACTACGTGCGCCAGGCGAACATTCCGTGGAAGCTGTTGGGGCCCATTCCCCACGGCGGGAAGACGGAAACGGAATTTGGTCCGGAGGAAGACGTCAAGAGCGGAAAAATGAAGGATTCCTATGAAATTGACGGTGTCACCTACACATGGTCCAAGGACGACTACACCGGCGCCACTGTCATTTTCAAGCATTACTGCGATTTCCCGACGCTGTTCAACGGAGCGAAAATGGGGGCCTTCCCGCACAAGAACCATACCTATTACGCGCAGACCTACATTTATTCCCCCAAGGCCCAGACGGTCCCCTTCTGGGTGAGCGGCCACACCTGGGCCACGTCGGACTGGCGCAACGGCCCCGCCAGCGTGCCGGGCAAGTGGTTCCATGCGAATCCCAGGTTCTTCGTCAACGGAAAGGAAATTGAGCCTCCCAAGTGGGCCAGGCCGCGCAACGGCGGCGTGATGGTGGATGAAAACTACCATTTCCGTGAACCTGCCATGATTGCCCTCAAGAAAGGCTGGAACCACGTTCTGGTAAAGAGCCCGAACAACAACAGCACCCGCCGCTGGATGTTCACCTTCGTCCCGGTGCAGGTGAATCCCAAAACGCCCGGCTGCAACGTAAAGGAATTCCCCGGTCTGAAATTTTCCACGGACCCAGGCCGGAAACCGTGA
- a CDS encoding enolase C-terminal domain-like protein, which yields MNIVFYYEYSLTACGPLNARAAEVCRKGALIRTEEGGYGCIQPWPELGDHSLQKELDALRKGNPLPLGKRALECARVDGEARAAGVSLFSGLHIPASHATLPSCVSPATIRIMETKGFKAGKIKASSNPAAALERLTMLASMVPSWRWRLDFNGSLDGNEALQFWKSLPHHLKSRIDFIEDPCPFSVPGWERLVDAGMPLALDMGTDTEHQPAVTADLPVTRIVKPAREATPGDLHDPPVFTTVMDHPVGQLWAVYQAAEYYRDALPTEIPLCGLCTHLLFEPDPFIDQMGGMNPQVAVPAGTGLGFDGMLEALPWKKL from the coding sequence ATGAATATTGTGTTTTACTATGAATATTCTTTAACGGCTTGCGGCCCTCTCAATGCCAGGGCCGCGGAAGTATGCAGGAAAGGGGCTCTCATCAGGACGGAGGAAGGCGGCTACGGCTGCATCCAGCCCTGGCCGGAGCTGGGGGACCACTCCCTGCAGAAGGAACTGGACGCGCTCAGGAAAGGCAATCCGCTGCCCCTGGGCAAACGGGCCCTGGAATGCGCGCGGGTGGACGGGGAGGCGCGCGCCGCCGGCGTCAGCCTGTTCTCCGGCCTCCACATTCCGGCCAGCCATGCCACCCTTCCCAGCTGCGTCAGCCCGGCCACTATCAGAATCATGGAAACGAAGGGCTTCAAGGCGGGAAAGATCAAGGCGAGCTCCAATCCGGCGGCGGCCCTGGAACGGCTGACCATGCTGGCCTCCATGGTTCCTTCCTGGCGCTGGCGCCTGGATTTCAACGGTTCCCTGGACGGGAACGAGGCGCTCCAGTTCTGGAAGTCCCTGCCGCACCACCTCAAAAGCCGGATAGATTTCATTGAAGACCCCTGCCCCTTTTCCGTTCCCGGCTGGGAACGTCTGGTGGATGCGGGCATGCCGCTGGCCCTGGACATGGGGACAGACACGGAACACCAGCCCGCCGTCACGGCGGACCTTCCCGTCACGCGCATCGTCAAACCGGCGCGGGAGGCCACGCCCGGGGACCTGCATGATCCCCCCGTCTTCACCACCGTCATGGACCACCCCGTGGGGCAGTTGTGGGCCGTTTACCAGGCGGCGGAGTATTACCGCGACGCGCTTCCCACGGAGATTCCGCTTTGCGGCCTGTGCACCCACCTCCTGTTTGAACCGGACCCCTTCATCGACCAGATGGGAGGCATGAATCCGCAGGTAGCCGTTCCCGCCGGAACGGGGCTGGGCTTTGACGGCATGCTGGAAGCACTGCCCTGGAAGAAGCTCTGA
- a CDS encoding PEP-CTERM sorting domain-containing protein (PEP-CTERM proteins occur, often in large numbers, in the proteomes of bacteria that also encode an exosortase, a predicted intramembrane cysteine proteinase. The presence of a PEP-CTERM domain at a protein's C-terminus predicts cleavage within the sorting domain, followed by covalent anchoring to some some component of the (usually Gram-negative) cell surface. Many PEP-CTERM proteins exhibit an unusual sequence composition that includes large numbers of potential glycosylation sites. Expression of one such protein has been shown restore the ability of a bacterium to form floc, a type of biofilm.), protein MKKLLCTICLGIASLAASVSAATVELMPEISSITGQGYNSAGRLANNNITAADVKAWLGPAGRADGWYTTTGNGDMRWGQASANAADQTITLPNMPGTIGVCAGLKMTIENIQAYSGLTFSFSLTPPGTGPTYTYSVWYETTDGDLVELCKGSRGNNASQWNVSYDVTDEQLAAMKTNGNGKVYAVIGSSGGNNGNNGIIRDISLEGTLAVPEPAAASLSLLGLAALMMRRRRV, encoded by the coding sequence ATGAAAAAGCTCCTTTGTACCATTTGCCTGGGCATAGCCTCTCTGGCAGCCTCCGTTTCCGCGGCTACCGTTGAGCTGATGCCGGAAATCTCCTCCATCACCGGCCAGGGCTACAATTCCGCAGGACGTCTTGCCAATAACAACATCACGGCCGCCGACGTCAAGGCATGGCTGGGGCCCGCCGGACGCGCGGACGGATGGTACACCACCACCGGAAACGGCGACATGCGCTGGGGCCAGGCTTCCGCCAATGCGGCGGACCAGACCATCACCCTTCCCAACATGCCCGGCACGATCGGGGTTTGCGCCGGACTGAAGATGACCATTGAAAACATCCAGGCCTATTCCGGACTCACTTTCAGCTTCAGCCTGACTCCTCCCGGAACGGGCCCCACGTACACCTATTCCGTCTGGTATGAAACCACGGACGGAGATTTAGTGGAACTCTGCAAGGGAAGCAGGGGCAACAATGCCTCCCAGTGGAACGTTTCCTACGATGTGACCGACGAACAGCTCGCGGCCATGAAGACAAACGGCAACGGCAAGGTTTATGCCGTCATCGGCAGTTCGGGCGGCAACAACGGCAACAACGGAATCATCCGCGATATTTCGCTGGAAGGAACACTGGCGGTTCCGGAACCCGCAGCGGCTTCCCTGAGTCTTCTGGGTCTGGCCGCGCTGATGATGCGCCGCCGCAGGGTGTAA
- a CDS encoding MATE family efflux transporter, which yields MTPQSRNISELENASVWRLLVQYSLPSIAGMVVYSLYNIIDSVFIGHGVGPLALSGLAVTFPIMNLTFALGTLVGIGGAAISSIRLGKKDPEGTEHTLGNVLVMSLIASVVLAVPTLIFLKEILAAFGASGQTLAYGYDFMLVTLLGLPVTYVFFNLNHVMRATGYPKKAMGSTLLSVGINIVLAPIFIFWLKWGITGAALATLIAQIAGMARVLIHFSDKSSAVHFRSGIWNLKKAIVTGILSIGLAPCLVNVCGSAVAIAINRQLADHGGDLAIGAFGIINRILILFAMLVIGLTQGMQPIIGYNHGAMKPDRVLLTLKYGVITGTAFTTAGFLACMFFSHGIAALFTDDAQLISLAAGGLKIVILAFPLIGSQIVIGNFFQAIGKARLAIFLSLTRQLLFLLPFLLILPEFWGQTGVWASMPLADVLSSIVTLWFIRRFLKYYCGKNREYLAQPAGQV from the coding sequence ATGACACCCCAGTCACGCAACATCTCGGAATTGGAAAACGCATCCGTCTGGCGTCTTCTGGTCCAGTATTCCCTGCCCTCCATCGCAGGCATGGTGGTGTACTCCCTGTACAACATCATTGACAGCGTGTTCATCGGCCACGGCGTGGGGCCGCTCGCCCTTTCCGGCCTGGCGGTCACCTTCCCCATCATGAACCTGACCTTCGCCCTGGGAACGCTGGTGGGCATAGGCGGGGCGGCCATCAGCTCCATCAGGCTGGGCAAGAAGGACCCGGAGGGGACGGAGCACACGCTGGGGAACGTCCTGGTGATGAGCCTGATCGCCTCCGTGGTGCTCGCCGTTCCCACACTGATTTTCCTCAAGGAAATTCTGGCCGCCTTCGGAGCCAGCGGGCAGACTCTGGCCTACGGGTATGACTTCATGCTGGTCACCCTGCTGGGGCTGCCCGTCACGTACGTCTTTTTCAATCTCAACCACGTGATGCGGGCCACGGGCTACCCGAAGAAGGCCATGGGCTCCACCCTGCTTTCCGTAGGCATCAACATCGTTCTGGCGCCCATCTTCATTTTCTGGCTCAAGTGGGGCATCACCGGGGCGGCGCTCGCCACGCTGATCGCCCAGATTGCCGGCATGGCGCGCGTACTCATCCATTTTTCAGATAAATCCAGCGCCGTCCATTTCCGCAGCGGCATCTGGAACCTGAAAAAAGCCATCGTCACCGGCATCCTGTCCATCGGACTGGCTCCGTGCCTGGTGAACGTGTGCGGCAGCGCGGTGGCCATTGCCATCAACAGGCAGCTTGCGGACCACGGCGGGGACCTGGCCATAGGCGCCTTCGGCATCATCAACCGGATTCTCATCCTGTTCGCGATGCTCGTCATCGGCCTCACGCAGGGCATGCAGCCCATCATCGGCTACAATCACGGAGCCATGAAACCGGACCGGGTGCTGCTTACCCTGAAATACGGGGTGATTACGGGCACGGCGTTCACCACGGCGGGCTTCCTGGCCTGCATGTTCTTTTCCCACGGCATTGCGGCCCTGTTTACGGATGACGCACAATTGATCAGCCTGGCCGCGGGCGGTCTGAAGATCGTCATTCTGGCCTTTCCGCTCATCGGCAGCCAGATCGTCATCGGGAACTTTTTCCAGGCCATCGGCAAGGCGAGGCTGGCCATTTTCCTCTCCCTCACCCGCCAGCTGCTGTTCCTGCTGCCGTTCCTGCTGATTTTACCGGAGTTCTGGGGGCAGACGGGCGTGTGGGCGTCCATGCCGCTGGCGGACGTTCTTTCCTCCATCGTCACCCTGTGGTTTATCCGCAGGTTCCTGAAGTATTACTGCGGGAAAAACCGGGAATACCTGGCGCAGCCTGCCGGGCAGGTCTAA